A window of the Vigna angularis cultivar LongXiaoDou No.4 chromosome 3, ASM1680809v1, whole genome shotgun sequence genome harbors these coding sequences:
- the LOC108325844 gene encoding transcriptional corepressor LEUNIG_HOMOLOG isoform X1, which translates to MDNNSLPDDLPNFDDIGFLEDDEESLSSQDDVEHFGDDGFLEDNVELFPPQDDGDGRNPSEHDTDAMKGFTFAEVGFMRKCNSKVVCCHFSSDGKLLASAGHDKKVVLWNMETLQTETTPEDHSLIITDVRFRPNSTQLATSSFDKIVRLWDAANPTFSLQAYSGHSSHVLSLDFHPRKNDFFCSCDDINEIRFWNISQYSSIRRFKGGSTQVRFQPRVGHLLAAGSGSSVSLFDVETCRPMHTFQGHSADVSFVCWDPNGDYFASMSQERVKVWSIATGECIHELNFNGNIYHSCVFHPSYSTLLVIGGYEGKCQSDEFWENHIKQKWGRVIGDAVYKEWKRHVAIAKDGVLLKNQHTNQTASMGSFSGVWPNLFLASYLEDFKVLNVQKSNNFMMSLYFSLENGSFWFPAQVYKGLMIHNVLVSYDSQSNTFQARYQNGGWRCLGKNIEWDMVRAPSVDTPPYVVHLSHCLDTLKPEDHIEIQWRPNTQSPYDWWYAVIGHLDSCNKNCCQCEYNDTLIVEFRQYPEISNMRRIKLCRKTNEEEGHRIGGYYGGIRKLQNHNEIETWKKLFPLQIQTPPVLYMFPVAAHFQIL; encoded by the exons ATGGATAACAACTCT TTGCCGGATGACTTGCCAAACTTTGATGATATTGGCTTCTTAGAGGATGATGAAGAATCATTAAGCTCACAGGATGACGTGGAACACTTTGGAGATGATGGCTTCTTAGAGGATAATGTGGAATTATTTCCCCCACAGGATGATGGTGATGGTAGGAACCCTTCTGAGCATGATACAGATGCTATGAAAG GCTTTACCTTTGCTGAAGTTGGTTTTATGCGCAAATGCAATAGCAAAGTTGTTTGCTGTCATTTCTCTTCAGATGGGAAATTATTAGCTAGTGCTGGACATGACAAAAAG GTTGTTCTGTGGAACATGGAGACACTGCAAACAGAGACAACTCCGGAGGATCACAGTCTAATTATTACCGATGTTCGCTTCAGACCGAATTCAACTCAGCTGGCAACATCTTCATTTGATAAAATTGTTCGGTTGTGGGATGCTGCTAAT CCAACCTTTTCTTTGCAGGCATATAGTGGTCATTCTTCGCATGTTTTGTCCCTTGATTTTCACCCaaggaaaaatgattttttctgTTCCTGTGATGATATCAATGAGATTCGTTTCTGGAATATTAGCCAATATTCTTCCATCAGACGTTTTAAG GGAGGATCTACCCAGGTGAGGTTTCAGCCGAGGGTTGGTCACCTTCTGGCTGCAGGAAGTGGGAGTTCTGTGTCTCTCTTTGATGTTGAGACTTGTAGGCCGATGCACACATTTCAG GGACACTCTGCAGATGTATCTTTCGTCTGTTGGGATCCAAACGGAGATTACTTTGCATCTATGAGTCAAGAACGTGTCAAAGTGTGGTCAATTGCAACTGGGGAATGCATTCATGAACTTAATTTTAATGGAAACATATATCATTCTTGTGTCTTTCACCCAAGCTACTCAACTCTCTTGGTTATTGGAGGATACGAG GGTAAATGTCAGAGTGATGAGTTTTGGGAAAATCACATAAAGCAAAAATGGGGAAGAGTGATTGGTGATGCTGTTTACAAGGAGTGGAAAAGGCACGTAGCAATTGCCAAGGATGGAGTTTTGTTGAAGAATCAACACACCAATCAAACTGCCTCAATGGGTTCTTTTTCTGGTGTTTGGCCTAACCTATTTCTTGCTTCATACTTAGAAGATTTCAAGGTCCTCAATGTTCAAAAATCAAACAACTTCATGATGTCTTTGTATTTCTCTCTTGAGAATGGTAGCTTTTGGTTTCCTGCTCAGGTCTACAAG GGACTAATGATTCACAATGTCTTGGTTAGCTATGACTCACAATCTAATACTTTTCAAGCAAG GTATCAAAATGGAGGTTGGAGATGTTTAGGGAAGAACATTGAGTGGGATATGGTGAGAGCTCCCTCGGTTGATACTCCTCCTTATGTTGTACATCTCTCTCATTGTTTAGATACATTGAAACCAGAGGATCATATTGAGATTCAATGGAGACCAAATACACAATCTCCTTATG ATTGGTGGTATGCTGTTATTGGTCACTTAGACTCATGTAATAAAAATTGTTGTCAATGTGAATACAATG ATACATTGATAGTGGAGTTCAGACAATACCCTGAAATATCAAACATGAGACGAATAAAGTTGTGTAGAAAGACGAATGAGGAAGAAGGTCATAGAATTGGTGGCTACTATGGAGGAATCAGAAAGCTTCAGAATCACAATGAAATTGAAACATGGAAGAAGCTCTTCCCTCTTCAAATTCAG ACGCCACCTGTCTTATATATGTTTCCAGTGGCAGCACACTTCCAAATCCTCTAG
- the LOC108325844 gene encoding uncharacterized protein LOC108325844 isoform X2: MKGFTFAEVGFMRKCNSKVVCCHFSSDGKLLASAGHDKKVVLWNMETLQTETTPEDHSLIITDVRFRPNSTQLATSSFDKIVRLWDAANPTFSLQAYSGHSSHVLSLDFHPRKNDFFCSCDDINEIRFWNISQYSSIRRFKGGSTQVRFQPRVGHLLAAGSGSSVSLFDVETCRPMHTFQGHSADVSFVCWDPNGDYFASMSQERVKVWSIATGECIHELNFNGNIYHSCVFHPSYSTLLVIGGYEGKCQSDEFWENHIKQKWGRVIGDAVYKEWKRHVAIAKDGVLLKNQHTNQTASMGSFSGVWPNLFLASYLEDFKVLNVQKSNNFMMSLYFSLENGSFWFPAQVYKGLMIHNVLVSYDSQSNTFQARYQNGGWRCLGKNIEWDMVRAPSVDTPPYVVHLSHCLDTLKPEDHIEIQWRPNTQSPYDWWYAVIGHLDSCNKNCCQCEYNDTLIVEFRQYPEISNMRRIKLCRKTNEEEGHRIGGYYGGIRKLQNHNEIETWKKLFPLQIQTPPVLYMFPVAAHFQIL, from the exons ATGAAAG GCTTTACCTTTGCTGAAGTTGGTTTTATGCGCAAATGCAATAGCAAAGTTGTTTGCTGTCATTTCTCTTCAGATGGGAAATTATTAGCTAGTGCTGGACATGACAAAAAG GTTGTTCTGTGGAACATGGAGACACTGCAAACAGAGACAACTCCGGAGGATCACAGTCTAATTATTACCGATGTTCGCTTCAGACCGAATTCAACTCAGCTGGCAACATCTTCATTTGATAAAATTGTTCGGTTGTGGGATGCTGCTAAT CCAACCTTTTCTTTGCAGGCATATAGTGGTCATTCTTCGCATGTTTTGTCCCTTGATTTTCACCCaaggaaaaatgattttttctgTTCCTGTGATGATATCAATGAGATTCGTTTCTGGAATATTAGCCAATATTCTTCCATCAGACGTTTTAAG GGAGGATCTACCCAGGTGAGGTTTCAGCCGAGGGTTGGTCACCTTCTGGCTGCAGGAAGTGGGAGTTCTGTGTCTCTCTTTGATGTTGAGACTTGTAGGCCGATGCACACATTTCAG GGACACTCTGCAGATGTATCTTTCGTCTGTTGGGATCCAAACGGAGATTACTTTGCATCTATGAGTCAAGAACGTGTCAAAGTGTGGTCAATTGCAACTGGGGAATGCATTCATGAACTTAATTTTAATGGAAACATATATCATTCTTGTGTCTTTCACCCAAGCTACTCAACTCTCTTGGTTATTGGAGGATACGAG GGTAAATGTCAGAGTGATGAGTTTTGGGAAAATCACATAAAGCAAAAATGGGGAAGAGTGATTGGTGATGCTGTTTACAAGGAGTGGAAAAGGCACGTAGCAATTGCCAAGGATGGAGTTTTGTTGAAGAATCAACACACCAATCAAACTGCCTCAATGGGTTCTTTTTCTGGTGTTTGGCCTAACCTATTTCTTGCTTCATACTTAGAAGATTTCAAGGTCCTCAATGTTCAAAAATCAAACAACTTCATGATGTCTTTGTATTTCTCTCTTGAGAATGGTAGCTTTTGGTTTCCTGCTCAGGTCTACAAG GGACTAATGATTCACAATGTCTTGGTTAGCTATGACTCACAATCTAATACTTTTCAAGCAAG GTATCAAAATGGAGGTTGGAGATGTTTAGGGAAGAACATTGAGTGGGATATGGTGAGAGCTCCCTCGGTTGATACTCCTCCTTATGTTGTACATCTCTCTCATTGTTTAGATACATTGAAACCAGAGGATCATATTGAGATTCAATGGAGACCAAATACACAATCTCCTTATG ATTGGTGGTATGCTGTTATTGGTCACTTAGACTCATGTAATAAAAATTGTTGTCAATGTGAATACAATG ATACATTGATAGTGGAGTTCAGACAATACCCTGAAATATCAAACATGAGACGAATAAAGTTGTGTAGAAAGACGAATGAGGAAGAAGGTCATAGAATTGGTGGCTACTATGGAGGAATCAGAAAGCTTCAGAATCACAATGAAATTGAAACATGGAAGAAGCTCTTCCCTCTTCAAATTCAG ACGCCACCTGTCTTATATATGTTTCCAGTGGCAGCACACTTCCAAATCCTCTAG
- the LOC108324451 gene encoding F-box protein At2g32560-like, giving the protein MEMNSEVDPPPISLLDLPQSILDFILKCLSPKDLLTMSKVCVFLKRKCQSDRFWENHIKEKWGRLISDAVYKEWKWHIEIAKDGVLMKNNQTGSMGSFIGDWPNVCLCSYLEDCKFLSATKSNNFMMSLYFSLQTGTFWFPAQVYKGMMIHNALVNYDSQSNTFQARYQNESWKLIGKNIEWDLVRAPSVQTSPYLLHVSQSLQNLKPEDHIEIQLRPNTQSPYDWFYGVIGHMESCNEDCCECENSDTLIVEFRHFPKVSNLRRIKLCRNKKEEQRDGIAGYCGGIRKLEDHRDIQKWNNLLLQFQMIHVLHWSPAGPPIIGHVQRL; this is encoded by the exons ATGGAGATGAATAGTGAAGTAGATCCTCCTCCCATCTCCCTCTTGGATTTGCCTCAATCCATCTTGGATTTCATTCTGAAATGCCTTTCTCCAAAAGATCTTTTGACAATGTCAAAGGTATGTGTTTTCTTGAAGAGAAAATGCCAAAGTGATAGATTTTGGGAAAATCACATAAAAGAGAAATGGGGGAGACTGATTTCTGATGCTGTTTACAAGGAATGGAAATGGCACATTGAAATTGCCAAAGATGGAGTTTTGATGAAGAATAATCAAACTGGTTCAATGGGTTCTTTTATTGGTGATTGGCCTAACGTTTGTCTTTGTTCATACTTAGAAGATTGCAAGTTCCTCAGTGCTACAAAATCAAACAACTTCATGATGTCTTTGTATTTCTCTCTACAGACTGGTACCTTTTGGTTTCCTGCTCAGGTCTACAAG GGAATGATGATTCACAATGCCCTGGTCAACTATGATTCACAATCTAATACTTTTCAAGCAAG GTATCAAAATGAAAGTTGGAAACTTATAGGGAAGAACATTGAATGGGATTTGGTGAGAGCTCCCTCAGTTCAAACTTCTCCTTATCTTCTGCACGTCTCTCAGTCTTTACAAAACTTGAAACCAGAGGATCATATTGAGATTCAATTGAGACCAAATACACAATCTCCTTACG ATTGGTTTTACGGTGTTATTGGGCACATGGAGTCATGCAATGAAGATTGTTGTGAGTGTGAAAACAGTG ATACATTGATAGTGGAATTCAGGCATTTTCCAAAAGTATCAAATTTGAGACGAATAAAGTTATGCAGAAATAAGAAGGAAGAGCAAAGAGATGGAATAGCTGGCTACTGTGGAGGAATCAGAAAGCTCGAGGACCACCGTGACATTCAAAAATGGAACAACCTCTTACTTCAATTTCAG ATGATACACGTGTTACATTGGTCTCCAGCGGGGCCTCCAATAATAGGACATGTCCAAAGGCTGTAG